One region of Culex pipiens pallens isolate TS chromosome 2, TS_CPP_V2, whole genome shotgun sequence genomic DNA includes:
- the LOC120413858 gene encoding transcription factor mef2A-like, with translation MAPGWVVRPSNTRGGAGTGPGVNGPPSAAALLDDLELTAQRNLALARLNSSPLPPIQTTATNQHQMGAGGPAGPGPNPAEQSLYSHLYGKEMGLMRKLTTGIDDYPTNHAAVARNYQQLLQQQQQQQQQQHPDPSTAHQQQMQQNFAAGHPHAAAAAKFNQFNYPNPGGLLKPCYDYQTSQQQHHQHPMQGPGSTGAGAPNQQMKKEIFNLSGTNGVDLYSPPASATASVSSATTPSSNGSSFMNLHQPSAAAAAAAAAAAMYANHFNTNGPNGAKLDANGDGLVDFNAMRNNATTNNSNNNGSNKVGGNNLIKSAESVLMARSSIMNNLNNNLNKIEPNTDTTTLNDSNNNTHNHPQQHHHGHGGGGGGFNGGNEDEIDKLSSPMTGTSTLTNTDLNDPSEQDEADDGYTIL, from the exons ATGGCCCCCGGCTGGGTCGTCCGCCCAAG CAACACACGGGGTGGAGCCGGGACCGGTCCAGGTGTCAACGGACCGCCCTCGGCAGCTGCCCTGCTGGACGACCTGGAGCTGACTGCGCAGCGGAACCTCGCCCTAGCACGACTCAACTCCTCGCCTCTGCCACCAATCcagacgacggcgacgaacCAGCACCAGATGGGAGCAGGAGGACCGGCGGGACCGGGACCGAACCCTGCCGAGCAGTCCCTGTACAGCCACCTGTACGGTAAAGAGATGGGCCTGATGCGGAAACTGACCACCGGCATCGATGACTACCCCACGAATCATGCCGCCGTCGCACGAAACTATCAGCAACTGttgcaacaacagcaacagcaacaacaacaacagcatccGGATCCGAGTACGGCCCACCAACAGCAGATGCAACAGAACTTTGCCGCCGGTCATCCtcacgccgccgccgccgccaaatTCAATCAGTTCAATTATCCAAACCCCGGCGGTCTGCTGAAACCGTGCTACGACTATCAGACCTCCCAACAGCAGCACCACCAGCATCCGATGCAGGGTCCAGGCTCGACCGGTGCCGGTGCGCCCAATCAACAGATGAAAAAGGAAATATTTAATCTAAGTGGTACCAATGGAGTTGATTTATACTCACCACCCGCGTCAGCCACTGCGTCGGTCTCGTCCGCCACCACGCCGTCATCGAACGGGTCGTCGTTCATGAATCTTCATCAGCCATCAGCTGCAGCTGCTgccgctgccgccgccgccgccatgtATGCCAATCACTTCAACACCAACGGACCGAACGGTGCCAAACTGGACGCCAACGGTGACGGTCTCGTCGATTTCAACGCAATGCGGAACAATGCCACcaccaacaacagcaacaacaacggcAGCAACAAGGTCGGCGGCAACAATCTAATCAAATCCGCCGAATCGGTCCTAATGGCCAGGAGCTCAATTATgaataatttaaacaataatCTTAATAAAATCGAACCAAATACTGATACCACTACTCTTAACGATAGTAACAACAATACACATAATCATCCCCAACAACACCATCACGGACACGGTGGCGGCGGTGGCGGTTTCAACGGTGGCAACGAGGACGAAATCGATAAGCTGTCCTCGCCGATGACGGGCACCTCGACGCTGACCAACACCGATCTGAACGATCCCTCCGAGCAGGACGAGGCGGACGATGGGTACACCATactgtaa